One stretch of Roseovarius mucosus DNA includes these proteins:
- a CDS encoding DUF2182 domain-containing protein, protein MGGGHWLVLFALILGAWALLYAMALPADLRDGAVIYGADFLQSLCIVTPDAAGFGRIILMWALMSAAMMAPTALPAFATYEELSHTGETQFGTLVVGYLGVWLGFSVIAAGAQMALFQAGLLTAFGDSRSGVLSAVLLAVAGAYQFSPVKEACLSKCRRPLSFFMQHWDEGALRNGVRLGLVCLGCCWALMALAFVGGVMNLAFMGLATVIMVLEKLPQVGRYLTRPLGAVLMAASVWVLFTSI, encoded by the coding sequence ATGGGTGGGGGGCACTGGCTGGTGCTGTTCGCGCTTATTCTGGGGGCCTGGGCGCTGCTTTATGCGATGGCGTTGCCCGCAGATTTGCGCGATGGGGCGGTGATTTACGGCGCTGATTTCTTGCAAAGCCTGTGCATTGTCACGCCCGATGCCGCCGGATTTGGCCGCATCATCCTGATGTGGGCGCTGATGTCGGCGGCGATGATGGCCCCCACAGCACTGCCTGCCTTTGCGACCTATGAAGAACTGAGCCATACCGGCGAGACACAGTTCGGCACGCTGGTGGTGGGGTATCTGGGCGTTTGGCTTGGGTTTTCGGTGATCGCGGCAGGGGCGCAAATGGCGCTGTTTCAGGCTGGATTGCTGACGGCGTTTGGCGATAGCCGCTCTGGCGTCTTGTCGGCGGTTTTGCTGGCCGTGGCCGGGGCCTATCAGTTCAGCCCGGTCAAGGAGGCCTGCCTGTCGAAATGCCGCCGCCCGCTGTCGTTCTTCATGCAGCATTGGGATGAAGGTGCGCTGCGCAACGGCGTGCGGCTGGGGCTGGTGTGCCTTGGCTGCTGCTGGGCGCTGATGGCGCTGGCCTTTGTCGGGGGGGTCATGAACCTTGCCTTCATGGGGCTCGCGACGGTGATCATGGTTCTGGAAAAACTGCCCCAAGTTGGGCGCTATCTGACCCGGCCCTTGGGCGCGGTGCTGATGGCCGCATCGGTTTGGGTTCTGTTCACGTCAATCTAA
- a CDS encoding sigma-54-dependent transcriptional regulator — MTPHPAPEETAEDYGQNLAHASVLIIDDEPGMRNFLIKTLGARCRHVEQARTCAEGAMILDQMHFDLVILDNIMPGKTGLDWLEEQRRVGLFADTILITAYADLDTAIKALRAGVTDFVLKPFRANQILNSVARALDRKYLARENYLLRHELSAGGQAARGRLLGHSPAIQSVRAMLGKLAPAPTSVLFTGASGTGKEIAARTLHGLSNRAEKPFVAVNCAAISADRIAEELFGVVEDGRARKDGLLLHADGGTLLLDEVAQLPEHVQAALLRVLEDKRIRPIGSEREIPLNLRFLFATNADLKAAVNAGRFRADLFHRINIVNVEMPSLKERQEDIVELAALFMSEFSGALGMPALDLDADVLLKLSRYDWPGNVRELRNLIERSVILGAFPEEFAGSGRGGGEQALETLEYVEQRHIMAVLDACGGNRAEAARRLGVARKTIDRKCAAWGV, encoded by the coding sequence ATGACGCCGCATCCCGCGCCCGAAGAAACAGCGGAGGATTATGGCCAGAACCTTGCGCATGCGTCGGTATTGATTATCGACGACGAGCCGGGAATGCGTAATTTCCTTATCAAGACGCTGGGGGCGCGGTGCCGTCACGTGGAGCAGGCGCGCACCTGTGCAGAGGGGGCGATGATTCTTGATCAGATGCATTTCGATCTGGTCATTCTCGACAACATCATGCCCGGCAAGACCGGCCTTGACTGGCTGGAGGAGCAGCGGCGGGTCGGGTTATTTGCCGATACGATCCTGATCACCGCCTACGCGGATCTTGATACGGCGATCAAGGCGCTGCGGGCGGGTGTCACGGATTTCGTGCTCAAGCCGTTTCGCGCCAACCAGATCCTGAATTCGGTCGCGCGTGCGCTGGACCGCAAATATCTGGCGCGGGAGAATTACCTGTTGCGGCACGAATTGTCGGCGGGCGGGCAGGCGGCGCGCGGTCGGCTGCTGGGGCATTCGCCCGCGATTCAAAGCGTGCGGGCGATGCTGGGCAAGCTGGCCCCTGCGCCCACCTCGGTTCTTTTCACCGGGGCAAGCGGGACCGGCAAAGAGATTGCGGCGCGTACCCTGCACGGGCTATCGAACAGGGCGGAGAAGCCCTTTGTCGCGGTTAATTGTGCCGCGATTTCGGCGGATCGGATTGCCGAGGAATTGTTTGGCGTGGTCGAGGATGGCCGCGCGCGCAAGGATGGTCTGCTGCTGCATGCGGATGGCGGCACGCTCTTGCTGGATGAAGTGGCGCAATTGCCCGAACATGTGCAGGCGGCGCTGCTGCGCGTGCTGGAGGACAAGCGTATTCGACCCATCGGGTCTGAACGGGAAATCCCGCTTAATCTGCGGTTCCTGTTTGCCACCAATGCCGATTTGAAGGCGGCGGTGAACGCCGGGCGGTTCCGGGCGGATCTGTTTCACCGGATCAATATCGTCAACGTGGAAATGCCCAGCCTCAAGGAGCGTCAGGAGGATATCGTTGAACTGGCGGCGCTCTTTATGAGCGAATTTTCGGGGGCGTTGGGGATGCCCGCGCTTGATCTTGATGCCGATGTCCTGCTCAAGCTGAGCCGCTATGACTGGCCCGGCAATGTGCGGGAATTGCGCAATCTCATCGAGCGGTCAGTGATCCTTGGGGCCTTTCCCGAGGAATTCGCGGGCTCTGGCCGGGGCGGCGGCGAGCAGGCCCTCGAGACGCTGGAATATGTCGAGCAGCGTCACATCATGGCGGTGCTCGATGCTTGCGGCGGCAACCGGGCCGAGGCGGCGCGACGTTTGGGCGTAGCGCGCAAGACGATTGACCGCAAATGCGCGGCTTGGGGTGTCTGA
- a CDS encoding formate dehydrogenase subunit gamma, which translates to MRAILSLALCFLLALPAMAQDTPTATGPDRSATGGAQTLDDILARQRGEQIDDSFRRNATGNADDAAGMAGQLGTLGGASDAEVWRALRYGLDDVKVSAGGPEARVLIQDGGMTWLEFRKGPLATYGAYLLGGTLVLLALFYLVRGKIRIDGAKTGRTVTRFQAVERFGHWLMAGSFVVLAITGLVVLFGRTVVIPLLGHEAFATIAVASKWVHNNISWAFMLGLVMVFFMWVLHNIPNRTDLKWLAVGGGIFSKGVHPPAKKFNAGQKMIFWAVIVFGASISATGLSLLFPFEMPMFAKTFVMLNQTGLPQAVGFGELPVMLAPHEEMQLATLWHSIMAFVLTAIILAHIYIGSVGMEGAFDAMGSGEVEEQWAREHHGLWLKELQEKGHAPDPGKAAHPAE; encoded by the coding sequence ATGCGCGCAATTCTCAGCTTGGCTTTGTGTTTTCTGCTCGCACTGCCTGCCATGGCGCAGGACACGCCAACGGCCACTGGGCCTGACCGGTCCGCCACGGGCGGGGCACAGACGCTAGACGATATTCTGGCCCGGCAGCGCGGCGAGCAGATTGACGACAGTTTCCGCCGCAACGCCACGGGCAACGCGGATGACGCGGCCGGTATGGCGGGCCAGTTAGGCACCTTGGGCGGGGCATCAGATGCCGAAGTGTGGCGTGCGCTGCGCTATGGGTTGGATGATGTGAAGGTCTCGGCCGGTGGGCCGGAGGCGCGCGTTCTCATTCAGGACGGCGGCATGACCTGGCTTGAGTTCCGCAAGGGGCCGCTGGCCACCTATGGCGCCTATCTGCTGGGGGGTACGCTGGTCCTTTTGGCGCTTTTCTACCTTGTCCGGGGCAAAATCCGGATCGACGGGGCCAAGACGGGCCGCACGGTTACCCGCTTTCAGGCGGTCGAACGCTTTGGCCATTGGTTGATGGCGGGCTCTTTCGTGGTGCTGGCGATCACCGGTCTGGTGGTTCTGTTTGGCCGAACGGTGGTGATCCCGCTGTTGGGGCATGAGGCGTTCGCGACCATCGCGGTGGCGTCAAAATGGGTGCATAACAACATCTCCTGGGCCTTTATGCTGGGTCTGGTGATGGTGTTCTTTATGTGGGTTCTGCACAATATTCCCAACCGGACGGACCTGAAATGGCTGGCCGTGGGCGGCGGGATTTTCAGCAAGGGTGTGCATCCGCCCGCCAAGAAATTCAACGCCGGGCAAAAGATGATCTTTTGGGCGGTGATCGTGTTTGGCGCGTCGATCTCGGCCACGGGCCTGTCGCTGCTCTTTCCGTTCGAGATGCCGATGTTTGCCAAGACCTTTGTCATGCTCAACCAGACCGGATTGCCACAAGCGGTCGGCTTTGGCGAATTGCCGGTGATGCTGGCACCGCATGAGGAAATGCAACTGGCGACGCTCTGGCATTCGATCATGGCCTTTGTTCTGACCGCGATCATTCTGGCCCATATCTACATTGGGTCGGTCGGCATGGAGGGCGCGTTTGACGCCATGGGGTCGGGCGAGGTCGAAGAGCAATGGGCGCGCGAGCATCATGGCCTGTGGCTTAAGGAGTTGCAGGAAAAGGGCCATGCGCCTGATCCCGGCAAGGCCGCGCATCCTGCGGAATAA
- a CDS encoding c-type cytochrome, with amino-acid sequence MGARAFGLWLWALAGASPLAAQEFTTLKGHGGPVMGLSVLPESGEVVSVSFDNSVGLWEGRTPRWFEGHAAAVVAVAALEDGRLVSGGDDFTLIVWDRETGEGTRHVGHKGKVAALDVSPDGAWIASASWDGSIGIWPVAGGAARFLTGHDAAVSDVAFSSDGSLLYSSSADGSLQEWRWQEVDAPPRELLNQGFGINKIVLGPQDAWLAYGAVDGATRVIDPASGEQIADFTLERRPVLSMAHHAATAQLAAGDGQGYIMVIDTNAWQIARDFQAMARGPVWALDFSPDGRMIYAGGLSEVVYGWPVEMLGAYDPAGETDHSFLRAPEEMENGERQFMRKCSICHALTPPPSRKAGPTLYGLFGRQAGTVPGYAYSDILDGAGIVWNDTTIDALFDLGPDHYIPGSKMPMQRITAAEDRQDMIDYLRRATATEGN; translated from the coding sequence ATGGGGGCGCGTGCCTTTGGTCTCTGGCTGTGGGCGCTGGCGGGGGCAAGCCCTCTGGCAGCGCAAGAGTTCACCACGCTCAAAGGGCATGGCGGGCCGGTCATGGGGCTGAGCGTGCTGCCTGAGAGTGGCGAGGTCGTGTCGGTTAGTTTCGACAATTCCGTGGGCCTCTGGGAGGGACGCACCCCGCGCTGGTTCGAAGGTCACGCGGCGGCGGTGGTTGCGGTTGCGGCACTGGAGGATGGGCGGCTTGTGTCGGGGGGCGATGACTTTACGCTGATCGTCTGGGATAGGGAAACCGGAGAGGGCACCCGGCACGTTGGCCACAAAGGCAAGGTTGCGGCGCTGGATGTGTCGCCGGATGGGGCGTGGATTGCCTCGGCGAGTTGGGACGGCTCGATTGGGATTTGGCCGGTGGCGGGGGGGGCTGCGCGCTTTCTGACGGGGCATGATGCGGCGGTCAGCGATGTGGCATTCAGCAGCGATGGGTCGCTTTTGTATTCCTCGTCTGCGGATGGGTCATTGCAGGAATGGCGCTGGCAAGAGGTGGATGCCCCGCCGCGCGAACTGCTGAATCAGGGGTTTGGGATCAATAAGATCGTGTTGGGGCCTCAGGATGCGTGGCTGGCCTATGGCGCGGTTGACGGGGCCACGCGGGTGATCGACCCGGCAAGCGGTGAGCAGATCGCGGATTTCACGCTGGAGCGTCGCCCGGTGCTGTCTATGGCCCATCACGCCGCGACAGCGCAATTGGCGGCGGGGGATGGGCAGGGCTATATCATGGTGATCGACACGAATGCCTGGCAGATCGCCCGCGATTTTCAGGCCATGGCGCGCGGTCCGGTCTGGGCGTTGGATTTTTCGCCCGACGGGCGTATGATCTATGCGGGTGGGCTGAGCGAGGTCGTCTATGGCTGGCCGGTCGAGATGCTGGGCGCGTATGACCCGGCGGGCGAGACGGATCACAGTTTTTTGCGCGCGCCCGAGGAGATGGAAAATGGCGAGCGGCAATTCATGCGCAAATGCTCGATCTGCCATGCTCTGACGCCGCCGCCTTCGCGCAAGGCGGGGCCGACGCTCTATGGTCTTTTTGGGCGTCAGGCGGGGACAGTGCCGGGCTATGCCTATTCCGATATCCTCGATGGGGCTGGGATCGTCTGGAATGACACAACGATTGATGCGCTCTTCGACCTTGGACCGGATCACTATATCCCCGGCTCCAAGATGCCAATGCAACGGATCACAGCGGCTGAGGACCGGCAGGATATGATTGACTATCTTCGCCGTGCCACCGCAACAGAAGGGAACTGA
- the fdh3B gene encoding formate dehydrogenase FDH3 subunit beta yields MARAKFLCDAERCIECNACVTACKNEHEVPWGINRRKVVTINDGSPGERSISVACMHCSDAPCMAVCPVDCFYQNEEGIVLHSKDLCIGCGYCFYACPFGAPQFPQAGNFGSRGKMDKCTFCAGGPEENHSEAEFQKYGRNRIAEGKLPICAEMCSTKALLAGDGDVVSAIYRERVVARGFGSGAWGWGSAYGQQSGG; encoded by the coding sequence ATGGCAAGAGCAAAGTTTCTCTGCGACGCCGAGCGCTGCATCGAATGCAACGCCTGTGTCACGGCCTGTAAGAACGAGCACGAGGTGCCGTGGGGGATCAACCGCCGCAAGGTGGTGACGATCAACGACGGCAGCCCCGGCGAACGCTCGATCTCGGTGGCTTGTATGCACTGTTCGGATGCGCCCTGTATGGCGGTCTGCCCGGTGGATTGCTTCTATCAGAACGAGGAGGGCATCGTGTTGCACTCCAAGGATCTGTGCATCGGCTGCGGCTATTGCTTCTATGCGTGCCCGTTCGGTGCGCCGCAATTCCCGCAGGCGGGCAATTTCGGCAGCCGGGGCAAGATGGACAAGTGCACCTTCTGCGCCGGTGGCCCGGAAGAGAACCACTCCGAGGCTGAGTTCCAGAAGTATGGGCGCAACCGGATCGCCGAGGGCAAATTGCCCATCTGCGCCGAGATGTGCTCGACCAAGGCGCTGTTGGCGGGGGATGGCGACGTCGTGTCGGCCATTTACCGCGAACGCGTTGTGGCCCGTGGTTTCGGCTCGGGCGCTTGGGGCTGGGGTTCTGCCTACGGCCAGCAAAGCGGCGGCTGA
- a CDS encoding FadR/GntR family transcriptional regulator — protein MKIDPDNKADLSAQIAEAIRDAIVSGQLIVDERLPSEAELADHFAVSRPTVREALKRLAAQSLIRTQRGAFGGAFVNRLSYPEAYGQQITTATLLLSMNSISFDTACEARYALERACTPLAAQRRTPDTLATMRAEIHRQGQPGLTDESFCASDVAFHRALVDSAGNPVLSYQLAGAVEAMQPLMNMITFTARSREAIVGLHTRIADALACSDAEAAQTALTELEAYTLTLGRDVMAARAPK, from the coding sequence ATGAAAATTGATCCGGATAACAAAGCCGACCTTTCGGCCCAAATAGCCGAGGCGATCCGCGATGCGATCGTCTCGGGTCAGCTCATCGTTGATGAACGCCTGCCCTCCGAGGCAGAGCTTGCCGATCACTTCGCCGTGTCGCGCCCCACGGTGCGCGAGGCGCTGAAACGGCTGGCCGCGCAATCGCTCATTCGCACCCAGCGCGGGGCCTTTGGCGGCGCCTTCGTCAACCGCCTCAGCTATCCCGAGGCCTATGGCCAGCAGATCACCACCGCCACGCTGCTCCTCAGCATGAACAGTATCAGCTTTGATACCGCCTGCGAGGCGCGCTATGCCTTGGAACGCGCCTGCACGCCCTTGGCGGCCCAGCGCCGCACGCCCGACACGCTCGCCACCATGCGCGCAGAGATTCACCGGCAGGGACAGCCGGGGCTGACCGATGAAAGCTTTTGCGCCTCTGACGTGGCGTTTCACCGCGCGCTTGTGGACAGTGCGGGCAACCCGGTGCTCAGCTATCAACTCGCCGGCGCGGTCGAGGCGATGCAGCCCCTGATGAATATGATCACCTTTACCGCCCGCTCGCGCGAGGCCATCGTGGGCCTTCACACCCGCATCGCCGATGCGCTGGCCTGTTCAGACGCCGAGGCCGCGCAAACCGCCCTGACCGAGCTAGAGGCCTATACGCTGACCCTTGGCCGCGATGTCATGGCCGCGCGCGCGCCAAAATAG
- a CDS encoding DUF1326 domain-containing protein, with translation MALDTLGTVPWAIKGELILNCNCTVFCPCVVSLGKHAPTEGYCQAWSGVRIDEGHYGDEDLSGLNVGLMLEIPGLMARGNWKAAAFIDERASEAAYDALVNIFSGKARGATGLFGVLVSEFIGAERAPVIFETEGNARRLMVGKMIQGEVVPVPGHKGEDIVVTNTEYWMGPDITVATATKGRVRAFGRVWDFDGRSAEICQIDWKGPR, from the coding sequence ATGGCTCTGGATACTTTGGGCACAGTGCCCTGGGCGATCAAGGGGGAGTTGATCCTCAACTGCAACTGCACGGTATTCTGCCCCTGCGTGGTCTCTTTGGGCAAGCATGCGCCCACCGAGGGATATTGTCAGGCGTGGTCGGGCGTGCGCATCGACGAGGGCCATTATGGCGATGAGGACCTGAGCGGGCTCAACGTCGGTCTTATGCTGGAAATTCCCGGCCTGATGGCGCGCGGCAACTGGAAGGCGGCGGCCTTTATCGACGAGCGCGCAAGCGAGGCCGCTTATGACGCTTTGGTCAATATCTTCAGCGGCAAGGCGCGCGGCGCGACCGGCCTCTTTGGGGTGCTGGTCAGCGAGTTTATCGGGGCCGAACGCGCGCCGGTCATTTTCGAGACCGAAGGCAATGCGCGCCGCCTGATGGTGGGCAAGATGATCCAAGGCGAAGTGGTGCCGGTGCCGGGCCACAAGGGCGAGGATATTGTCGTCACCAACACCGAATACTGGATGGGGCCCGACATCACCGTTGCCACCGCCACCAAGGGGCGCGTGCGCGCCTTTGGCCGGGTGTGGGATTTTGACGGGCGCAGCGCGGAAATCTGCCAGATTGATTGGAAAGGCCCGCGCTGA